Proteins from one Impatiens glandulifera chromosome 2, dImpGla2.1, whole genome shotgun sequence genomic window:
- the LOC124926840 gene encoding FT-interacting protein 1-like translates to MWHQQVMTQPNLTQEPNLHLGRPNRTGWLTGGGGDRLTSTHDLVQQMYYLYVRIVKAKDLPFNPITGGGCDPYVEVKLGNYRGRTRHFESKTNPEWNQVFAFSKDRVQSSVLEVFVKDKDTIGRDDHLGSVLFDLNEIPTRVPPDSPLAPQWYRLEDRRGQGKNAKGEIMIAVWMGTQADEAFPDAWHADNALLQGEGVLNVRSKVYVSPKLWYIRVNVIEAQDVVPNDKTRSPEVFVKAQIGNQVLRTKICSNLNQLSNPLWNEDFVFVAAEPFEDQLVLTIEDHVHQTKDDVLGKLTLPLDIFEKRLDHRPVQSRWYNLEKFGFGALEADRRKEMKFSSRIHIRVCLEGGYHVLDESTLYISDQRPTARQLWKQPVGILEVGILGAQNLLPMKMKDGRGTTDAYVVAKYGQKWVRTRTVLDSFVPKWNEQYTWEVYDPSTVITLGVFDNCRLNVGTEGKDCRVGKVRIRLSTLEANKNYTQSYPLHVLHPTGLKKMGELNLAFRFTSLSLAHMIYIYGQPLLPKMHYLQPFSVNQLDNLRYQAMNIVATRLGRAEPPLRKEVVEYMLDVDSHMWSMRRSKANFFRIMSLFSGAISVGKWIGDVCHWRNPVTSVLVHVLFLILIWYPELIMPTLFLYMFLIGLWNYRFRPKQPSHMDPKLSWAETVNQDELDEEFDTFPSSKRDDLVRMRYDRVRSVAGRIQTVVGDLATQGERIQSVLSWRDPRATSVFVLFCLCAAMVMYVTPFRVLALVCGLYWLRHPKFRSKLPSGPNNFFRRLPARADSLL, encoded by the coding sequence ATGTGGCACCAACAAGTCATGACTCAACCAAACCTGACCCAAGAACCCAATCTCCACCTCGGAAGGCCTAATCGAACAGGATGGCTAACCGGTGGAGGAGGAGATAGACTCACCTCCACTCACGACCTTGTCCAACAAATGTACTATCTCTACGTCCGAATTGTAAAAGCTAAAGATCTCCCATTCAATCCCATTACCGGCGGCGGTTGCGATCCCTATGTTGAAGTCAAGCTCGGAAACTACAGGGGACGTACTCGACACTTCGAGAGCAAAACAAACCCCGAATGGAACCAAGTTTTTGCTTTCTCAAAAGACAGAGTTCAATCCTCTGTATTGGAGGTATTCGTCAAAGACAAAGACACCATTGGGAGAGACGACCATCTCGGGAGTGTACTTTTCGACTTGAACGAGATTCCCACTCGTGTCCCACCTGACAGCCCGTTGGCTCCTCAATGGTATAGATTAGAAGACAGAAGAGGCCAAGGGAAGAATGCGAAAGGAGAAATCATGATCGCGGTTTGGATGGGAACGCAAGCCGACGAAGCATTTCCTGACGCTTGGCATGCCGATAATGCGTTACTTCAAGGAGAAGGCGTTTTGAATGTCCGATCCAAGGTTTATGTATCTCCCAAACTATGGTACATTCGAGTTAATGTAATCGAAGCTCAAGATGTTGTTCCTAACGACAAAACCCGTTCTCCTGAAGTTTTCGTGAAAGCCCAAATCGGGAATCAAGTGTTGCGAACCAAGATATGTTCGAATTTGAACCAATTGTCTAACCCTTTATGGAACGAGGATTTTGTTTTCGTAGCTGCGGAGCCGTTCGAGGATCAACTAGTGTTAACCATTGAGGACCATGTTCACCAAACCAAGGACGACGTTTTAGGAAAGTTAACACTTCCCCTTGACATCTTCGAGAAAAGGTTAGACCATAGACCTGTTCAATCCCGTTGGTATAACCTCGAGAAATTCGGATTCGGCGCGTTAGAAGCCGACAGACGAAAAGAGATGAAATTCTCAAGCCGAATCCACATTCGGGTTTGTCTAGAAGGCGGTTACCACGTCTTAGACGAGTCCACTTTGTACATAAGCGATCAACGCCCAACCGCGAGACAGTTATGGAAGCAACCCGTCGGAATACTCGAAGTCGGAATCCTCGGAGCACAAAATCTTCTCCCAATGAAGATGAAAGACGGTCGAGGAACCACGGACGCGTACGTCGTGGCGAAATACGGTCAAAAATGGGTACGAACGAGAACGGTTCTCGACTCGTTTGTCCCGAAATGGAACGAGCAATACACTTGGGAAGTATACGACCCGTCGACGGTCATAACGTTGGGTGTTTTCGACAACTGTCGACTTAATGTCGGAACAGAGGGAAAAGATTGTCGTGTCGGGAAAGTGAGGATTCGATTGTCGACGCTTGAAGCTAATAAAAACTACACTCAATCTTACCCTCTTCACGTTCTACATCCAACCGGGTTAAAGAAAATGGGCGAGCTAAATCTCGCGTTTCGATTCACCAGCCTTTCGCTAGCACACATGATTTATATCTACGGGCAACCACTGCTACCGAAAATGCATTATCTTCAACCATTCAGTGTGAATCAGCTCGACAATCTAAGGTATCAAGCGATGAACATCGTGGCGACTAGGCTCGGGCGGGCCGAGCCTCCTTTAAGGAAGGAGGTTGTTGAATACATGTTGGACGTGGATTCTCATATGTGGAGTATGAGGAGGAGTAAAGCGAATTTCTTCCGTATAATGTCGCTTTTCTCCGGCGCTATATCCGTCGGTAAATGGATTGGCGACGTTTGTCATTGGAGAAACCCTGTTACGTCAGTATTGGTTCATGTTCTGTTTCTGATATTGATTTGGTATCCGGAGCTTATAATGCCGACTCTATTTCTCTACATGTTTCTGATTGGTCTATGGAACTATAGGTTTAGGCCGAAGCAGCCTAGTCATATGGACCCGAAGTTATCGTGGGCTGAGACGGTTAATCAAGACGAATTGGACGAAGAGTTTGACACGTTTCCTAGTTCGAAACGCGACGATTTGGTGAGGATGAGGTATGATAGGGTGCGGAGTGTGGCTGGAAGGATTCAGACGGTGGTTGGCGATTTGGCGACGCAAGGGGAGAGGATTCAGTCGGTGTTGAGCTGGAGAGATCCGAGGGCGACGAGCGTTTTCGTGTTGTTTTGTCTTTGTGCGGCGATGGTGATGTATGTGACGCCTTTTCGCGTTCTGGCTTTGGTTTGTGGATTGTATTGGTTGAGACATCCTAAGTTTAGAAGCAAGTTACCTTCTGGTCCCAACAATTTCTTCAGGAGATTGCCTGCTCGTGCAGATAGCTTGCTCTAA